tttgACGACCCCTGGCATATATCATTTATATTTCAATGTCTGCCTCTTACCTACAACATTCCTGTGTGTTGatgtttacttttttaaatGCTGCAGAAGAATGTAATGtgttcttttcctttcctttgaCAGATCAtctgcattctctctctgctcttcatCCTTATTTCCATTATTTGTTTCTGTGTGGGGACCCATAGCCACTCCGAACAGTGGACACTGGACATTGAAGATGGAAATGAAACCTATGTGGATGCTTATGATATTTTTCTGTACATGCATCCTATCCGTGCTTTGGGTATAATAGAGCTTATCTGCATCATCTGGTTCACCGTTGAGTTCTTGATTCGCATCATCAGCTGCCCAAACAGGCTTAAGTTTGTCCTGAATGTCCTGAACATCACTGACTCTCTGGCCATCCTGCCCTTCTACGTGGAGCTGTGTTTAGGCTGGTCGGTCCATGAGCTGGCGTTGAGGTTCCTGAGGTGTGTGCCCATGGTGGCGCGCGTCCTCCGACTCCTGCGGATCTTTAAGTTGATGCGGCACGTGACTGGCGTTCGGGCACTGGGCCACTCGCTGCGTGCCAGCGCCTATGAGCTCTTCCTCCTGGGCGTGGCTCTCTCCGTAGTTGTCCTCGCATTCTCCACCCTGGTCTATTTCGCAGAGAAGGATGAAGCAGACTCTCTCTTTGACATTTCTTCGGCTTTATGGTGGGCCGTGGTTACCATGACGACCGTGGGGTACGGAGACATGTGTCCACGCACGTGGCCTGGTAGGGCAGTTGCCAGTCTGTGCGCCGTGACAGGAGTCCTCTTCATCACCATGCCCGTCCCTATCCTCGTCAACAAGTTTGCCAAGTACTACGCTCTGACAGAGGCCAGGCAAAGACAACAGAccaagaggaggaggggtgatGAGCAGTCTGCGGGGGCCAGTGCCCCTGTCTGGAGGGGCGTGGACAACCTCCACAGACAGTGAGAGGAAACCAAGACAAACAGTGATTTTACTGCTTGTTTACAAAACTACATTACATTCTAAGCCTAATTCTTTTTAAAATTTAGTGTAACACTTGATTTTAAAATGTCCTATGTTTGGATCCAGAAGAATCATGCCTGAATTTGATGTCAGGGTCAGATGCCTCTGTTATAGATAGTTTTATATGCCCTCTATTACACTACTAATATACTAATATGGCACAAACCCTTGGTCATCAGACATTCTCATGTAGAACTCAAGAAAATTGGGGcagttgtggcctactggttagcgcttcggacttacaaccggagggttgccgcttcgaaccccgaccagtagacacgactgaagtgcccttgagcaaggcacctccccgagcaccgctgttgttgcaggcagctcactgcgcctggattagtgtgtgcatcacctcactgtgtgttcactgtgtgctgagtgtgtttcactagttcatggattgggataaatgcagagaccaaatttccctcacgagatcaaaagagtatacttatacttatgattACCGGTACATGAATTCtgggctctgattggtttattgatgCTATCAGCTATTAAAATTGTGCTCAGTCGTTTTAACGCATTTCTTGAATCataatgcacatttgcacaacATCTAgtacatttctcaaaacaattattGCAGCAcatagtggataacctgcaaaagcacataTCTTGAAATGCATAGTTTATGcctcaaaagcaaatatttattCCAACAAGACAATCAGTGCAAACAAAATGACAAGTCATGATGCCATTGTTTATGTCAAGATAATCAAACGGTTTTGTCTTGTCAGTatgaccgtttttttttttttttttcaaaactacaaagttacaaAGTAACTACAAACTTCAAAACTACGAAGTTACAAAGTAACTGCAAACTTTAAAACTAAGttattgtgtgtggaggaggttgATTGCAAGACAGTGGATGTTTCAAAGTTTTGTTCTGTTGACAGACATCGTGAcagtataaagaaaacaaaggcaaaCAAAATTACAGAATTgtgcaaatgaaaaatgaccaatatacagtaaaacactCTTTGGTGAGAGCTACATTCTGACTTTCCTATCTGTCAGGCCACTGTCAAAAGAAGTAGAAAGTGAACCGTGGAAAGTCTAATAGTAAGCAAAAATGATTTGTTCATCATGTAACTGCTTGAAGTCAATATGTGTTGAACAAGTTTAAATAATATGTGTTAAAATAGTTTAAGCACGGTGCACTagaacagtgtttttcaaccttttttgtgccacggcacacttttgacacttaaaatgtctcacggcacactaacctcctgtgtgaagaaaaaataaacataccatagcctaaaatttcaaataatacacatatATGGCCTTATAATGGACttaagacctgctcaataaaacaagcgccctctgttttatttgtaggtgactatatcttgttgttatgaactggatatgtgatgattctgtgaatactggatatggggcccccgttgtacaatgcctgcataccacaaatataGGAAtaatacaatcaatgagagcatgctGTGGTTATTAATTCTTTAATACAACAGTTGCATTTCTGGACCAgcgagtgacatttgggtaattttctgcggcacaccatgatgatctctcacggcacactagtgtgccccggcacagtggttgaaaaacactgcattAGAAAAATCTGTAACTGTAAAAACTGCAGCATGTCGTTTTTGGAATTTCTGTCAACTCCCCGAATTTCCCCGAAACATCCATTTGTAAACATTTCCATCAGCCTCTCTTTGGTGCTGTTGCAGAACTGTTCCAATTCTCCAAAACAAccattttgtaaatattttcaCCCGCCTGTTATCTGTGCTTCTGAAGAAAAACTGTTGGCCTTAGAGGGAGTTTAGGTGTTAGAGGGAGTTTAGGTGCTAGTAAGAGGGAGTTTAGGTGTTAGTTAGAGGGAGTTTAGGTGCATGttacagacatcccaagtctcccggaagttccgggagtctcccgcatattgatagcggctccctgacgcccgcaaattagataaaatctcccggaatctagagtgagcgatcaagagcgcgcatgcgagaccgcgtgtgcatctgagtgtagcgcgcacacgaggggagagagagagagaggtggtgcgtgtgtgtctgagtgcatcaaagacagagagcatcctgattggcctgtttcgctaaatcaaccaatcagttttcggtgtaggcgggcttttatgtcttttctcccgaacttaattaatcagttcagtagaaacaggagcgtcatggtagagtcagtgcctcaaaaaaaaggaaaatgtaagacccatttcaaagtgtaggctacccttgtctcataagagtaaaacataatgatggacctagtcttgcacgctgcactgttggtaaacagtgactttagcattgcccacagcgggttaaatgattgcatgAAAGatatgttgaggtgagtttaacaagtgtcaattcatgtgcatattattcaggcctatagcctactagatggctagatgccaaggctacatgaaaagaccaaactaccaaaatctacatattttattttcacaatttctatctataggccttccttatttgttgTACCGACATTATTGTATaggctaaagttttttttttttttttttttttt
The Alosa alosa isolate M-15738 ecotype Scorff River chromosome 12, AALO_Geno_1.1, whole genome shotgun sequence DNA segment above includes these coding regions:
- the LOC125304841 gene encoding potassium voltage-gated channel subfamily C member 1-like gives rise to the protein MFSASSPHAHPMQVGPAGSEAERVVINVGGLRHETDKSTLMSIPGTRLTNLASDSQKHSTSEFFFDRDPGAFAPILNYYRTGKLHCPADVCGKSFEAELSFWGVSETDVEPCCWKNFRQHQDEEEALAQFEPDEGSPDYSTQEGGPGRMQTACMPKMWALFDDPHSSVAAMIICILSLLFILISIICFCVGTHSHSEQWTLDIEDGNETYVDAYDIFLYMHPIRALGIIELICIIWFTVEFLIRIISCPNRLKFVLNVLNITDSLAILPFYVELCLGWSVHELALRFLRCVPMVARVLRLLRIFKLMRHVTGVRALGHSLRASAYELFLLGVALSVVVLAFSTLVYFAEKDEADSLFDISSALWWAVVTMTTVGYGDMCPRTWPGRAVASLCAVTGVLFITMPVPILVNKFAKYYALTEARQRQQTKRRRGDEQSAGASAPVWRGVDNLHRQ